The following are encoded in a window of Streptomyces griseiscabiei genomic DNA:
- a CDS encoding tripartite tricarboxylate transporter permease, with product MDAFSSLLDGFGTALTPINLLWAAIGVLLGTAIGVLPGIGPAMAVALLLPVTYGLNPVGAFIMFAGIYYGAMFGGSTTSILLNTPGESAAVVAAMEGNPMAKSGRGAQALAAAAIGHFAGGMVGTLLLVALAPKVAELAVDIGAPDYFAIMVLAFIAVTSVLGSSRVRGLASLLIGLTIGLVGLDQMTGQQRLTFGSLQLADGIDVVIVAVGLFAIGEALWVAAHLRRSPPEPIPVGRPWLGRSDVKRTWKSWVRGPFIGFPFGAIPAGGAEIPTFLSYVTEKRLSKHKDEWGKGAIEGVAGPESAASASAAGTLVSMLTLGLPTTAVAAVMLAAFQQYGIQPGPLLFEREPDLVWGLIASLFVGMVLLLALNLPLAPLWAKLLRIPRPYLYAGILFFAAVGAYAVGGEVIDLVILLIIGLIGFGMRRYGLPVLPAVIGVILGPNAEQQLRRALQISDGSVGGLVNTPFSVTVYVIIAVLLAWPLLKRLVTRKRTVEAG from the coding sequence ATGGACGCCTTCAGCTCCCTCCTCGACGGTTTCGGTACGGCCCTGACGCCGATCAATCTGCTGTGGGCCGCGATCGGTGTCCTGCTGGGCACGGCGATCGGTGTGCTGCCCGGTATCGGGCCGGCCATGGCGGTGGCGCTGCTGCTGCCGGTGACGTACGGGCTGAACCCGGTCGGCGCGTTCATCATGTTCGCCGGGATCTACTACGGGGCGATGTTCGGCGGGTCCACCACCTCGATCCTGCTGAACACGCCAGGAGAGAGCGCGGCCGTGGTCGCGGCCATGGAGGGCAATCCGATGGCGAAGTCGGGGCGCGGCGCACAGGCGCTGGCCGCGGCCGCCATCGGGCACTTCGCGGGCGGCATGGTCGGCACGCTCCTGCTGGTGGCGCTGGCGCCGAAGGTCGCCGAGCTGGCCGTGGACATCGGCGCCCCGGACTATTTCGCGATCATGGTGCTGGCGTTCATCGCCGTGACGTCCGTGCTGGGCTCGTCCCGGGTGCGGGGCCTCGCCTCCCTCCTCATCGGTCTGACGATCGGACTGGTGGGTCTGGACCAGATGACCGGCCAGCAGCGGCTGACCTTCGGTTCCCTGCAGCTCGCCGACGGCATCGACGTGGTGATCGTCGCGGTCGGGCTCTTCGCCATCGGCGAGGCCCTGTGGGTGGCCGCGCATCTGCGGCGCAGCCCGCCCGAGCCGATCCCGGTGGGCCGGCCGTGGCTCGGCCGCTCCGATGTGAAGCGGACCTGGAAGTCCTGGGTGCGGGGCCCGTTCATCGGCTTCCCGTTCGGCGCGATCCCGGCGGGCGGCGCGGAGATCCCCACCTTCCTGTCGTACGTCACCGAAAAGCGGCTGTCGAAGCACAAGGACGAGTGGGGCAAGGGCGCCATCGAGGGCGTCGCGGGCCCTGAGTCGGCGGCGTCGGCCTCGGCGGCGGGCACCCTCGTCTCCATGCTGACCCTCGGCCTGCCGACCACGGCGGTCGCGGCGGTCATGCTGGCGGCCTTCCAGCAGTACGGCATCCAGCCCGGCCCGCTGCTCTTCGAACGCGAGCCCGACCTGGTGTGGGGCCTGATCGCCTCGCTCTTCGTCGGCATGGTGCTGCTGCTCGCGCTGAACCTGCCGCTGGCCCCGCTGTGGGCGAAGCTGCTGCGTATTCCGCGGCCGTACCTCTACGCGGGCATCCTGTTCTTCGCGGCGGTCGGCGCGTACGCGGTCGGCGGTGAGGTGATCGACCTGGTGATCCTGCTGATCATCGGCCTGATCGGGTTCGGGATGCGCCGCTACGGCCTGCCGGTGCTGCCCGCGGTCATCGGGGTCATCCTCGGCCCCAACGCCGAGCAGCAGCTGCGGCGGGCCCTGCAGATCAGCGACGGGAGTGTCGGCGGTCTGGTGAACACGCCGTTCTCGGTGACGGTGTACGTGATCATCGCCGTGCTGCTGGCCTGGCCGCTGCTGAAGCGGCTGGTGACGCGGAAGCGGACCGTCGAGGCCGGGTGA
- a CDS encoding tripartite tricarboxylate transporter TctB family protein: protein MTTQTDTTGTPPPPAPPSRSWLRDHSELGVCVLLLALGVLVLTDALTMDVDIAQRGPVGPRTVPIVVGAGLLLIAALLAVDVLRGGRGEAEGGEDIDLSEPADWRTVLLLAGVFLGAAVLIEPLGFPMAGALLFWGAAYALGSRRPDRDPLIAAVISLVTYVVFNNLLGVPLPGGPLMGVL from the coding sequence GTGACCACGCAGACGGACACCACCGGCACTCCCCCGCCGCCCGCGCCCCCGTCCCGTTCCTGGCTGCGCGACCACTCCGAGCTCGGCGTCTGTGTCCTGCTGCTGGCGCTGGGCGTCCTGGTCCTGACCGACGCGCTCACCATGGACGTCGACATCGCGCAGCGTGGTCCCGTCGGCCCGAGGACCGTGCCGATCGTGGTCGGCGCCGGGCTGCTGCTGATCGCCGCGCTGCTCGCGGTGGATGTGCTGCGGGGCGGCCGGGGCGAGGCCGAGGGCGGCGAGGACATCGATCTGTCCGAGCCCGCCGACTGGCGCACGGTGCTGCTGCTGGCCGGGGTGTTCCTCGGCGCGGCCGTCCTGATCGAGCCGCTCGGCTTCCCCATGGCCGGCGCCCTGCTGTTCTGGGGCGCGGCCTACGCCCTCGGCAGCCGGCGCCCCGACCGGGATCCGTTGATCGCGGCGGTCATCTCCCTGGTCACCTACGTCGTGTTCAACAACCTGCTCGGGGTGCCGCTGCCCGGCGGTCCGCTGATGGGAGTGCTCTGA
- a CDS encoding Bug family tripartite tricarboxylate transporter substrate binding protein, with amino-acid sequence MQLRTPLALLGAAVLLLVGPPLLTTGSGAESGTQIPGLRFMVPNTPGGGYDITARTAAKNAEDAGLTHNIEVFNLPGAGGTVGLSRLVGEHGNGKLAMSMGLGVVGAVRSNDAPKTLADTTPIARLTEEQDVVVVAKDSPYKTIDELIGAWKDDPGKLPVGGGSAPGGPDHLAPMLMAQAAGIAPKEVNYIPFDGGGELLASILGNKVAFGVSGVGEYLDQIKAGELRLLAVTGPKRVAGLDAPTLREAGYDVNFTNWRGIVAPPGLTEAERDKLTRLIEELHDSPEWRQSMKQNGWDDAFLTGDAFGDFLDAQDRRVVSVLKELGL; translated from the coding sequence GTGCAGCTGCGCACACCTCTCGCCCTGCTCGGGGCAGCCGTGCTCCTGCTCGTGGGGCCGCCGCTGCTGACGACCGGCAGCGGCGCCGAGAGCGGCACGCAGATACCCGGGCTGCGTTTCATGGTGCCGAACACGCCGGGCGGCGGCTACGACATCACGGCGCGGACGGCAGCGAAGAACGCCGAGGACGCCGGGCTCACCCACAACATCGAGGTGTTCAACCTGCCCGGCGCCGGCGGCACGGTCGGGCTGAGCCGGCTGGTCGGCGAGCACGGCAACGGCAAGCTGGCGATGTCGATGGGGCTCGGTGTCGTCGGTGCCGTCCGCTCCAACGACGCGCCGAAGACCCTCGCCGACACCACCCCGATCGCCCGCCTCACCGAGGAGCAGGACGTCGTGGTGGTCGCCAAGGACTCGCCGTACAAGACGATCGACGAGCTGATCGGGGCGTGGAAGGACGATCCGGGCAAGCTGCCGGTGGGCGGTGGGTCGGCGCCGGGCGGGCCGGACCATCTGGCGCCGATGCTGATGGCGCAGGCCGCCGGGATCGCTCCGAAGGAGGTCAACTACATCCCCTTCGACGGCGGCGGTGAGCTGCTCGCCTCGATCCTCGGCAACAAGGTCGCCTTCGGGGTGTCCGGGGTCGGCGAGTACCTGGACCAGATCAAGGCGGGCGAGCTGCGGCTGCTCGCGGTGACCGGCCCGAAGCGGGTGGCGGGGCTGGACGCGCCGACCCTCCGGGAGGCGGGCTACGACGTGAACTTCACCAACTGGCGCGGCATCGTCGCCCCGCCCGGTCTGACCGAGGCCGAGCGCGACAAGCTGACGCGGCTGATCGAGGAGCTGCACGACTCGCCGGAGTGGCGGCAGTCGATGAAGCAGAACGGCTGGGACGACGCGTTCCTCACCGGCGACGCGTTCGGCGACTTCCTGGACGCCCAGGACAGACGTGTGGTGTCGGTGCTGAAGGAGCTGGGCCTGTGA
- a CDS encoding sensor histidine kinase gives MLVLQLAIVVVVLLAVAAVSLTQSAATFNRVEGRRVTALAEQLAANPLVRDRLARPVAHEALAPLVNSTQTQSGVTSVTVADTDGRIVSSTDPTAIGDPLPTGEGAVAGRGWSGALTLDGRRELVAQVPVLGATTDDNLGRLLGTVMIGEASPTVWQRLSGASSYLLAYLGIASGLGLVGSWLLARRVKRQTLGLEPQEIAGLAEHREAMLYGIAEGVIALDPHHRLTLVNEMGRRLLDLPEDCVGKSLADLGVEGRLRDVLAGAPEEAPHQRDEVVIRRGRVLVMNRMTVTKDGRHLGSVTTLRDRTELARLEREIGSFRSSSELLRAQAHEFANQLHTISGLIQIGEQDEVVHYIRALSRHRHSLDVTLSRRVRDTAVAALLTAKTSLAAERRVTLRISDATALDRLAPEDAADVATVVGNLVDNAVDAAATTTVPDDPDTWGGAEDGEAWVEVELRQDASSVEIVVRDSGPGVAPELAREVFSHGFTTKAAREGGRGIGLALTRLVCERHGGEISVTNTPDGAMFTARMTVSHLAEAVAEGATP, from the coding sequence ATGCTGGTGCTCCAGCTCGCCATCGTCGTGGTGGTGCTGCTCGCGGTCGCGGCGGTCTCGCTCACGCAGTCGGCGGCGACCTTCAACCGCGTCGAGGGCCGCCGGGTCACCGCGCTCGCCGAGCAGCTCGCCGCCAACCCCCTGGTCCGCGACCGGCTCGCCCGGCCCGTCGCGCACGAGGCGCTGGCACCCCTGGTGAACTCCACCCAGACCCAGTCCGGGGTCACCTCCGTCACCGTCGCCGACACCGACGGCCGGATCGTCAGCTCCACCGACCCCACCGCGATCGGCGACCCGCTGCCCACCGGCGAGGGCGCCGTCGCGGGCCGCGGCTGGTCCGGCGCCCTCACCCTCGACGGCCGTCGCGAACTCGTCGCCCAGGTGCCCGTGCTCGGCGCGACCACCGACGACAACCTCGGCCGCCTGCTCGGCACGGTCATGATCGGCGAGGCCTCCCCGACCGTGTGGCAGCGCCTCAGCGGCGCCTCCTCCTACCTCCTCGCCTACCTCGGCATCGCCAGCGGCCTCGGCCTCGTCGGCTCCTGGCTGCTCGCCCGCCGCGTCAAACGGCAGACCCTCGGCCTGGAGCCCCAGGAGATCGCCGGCCTCGCCGAACACCGCGAGGCCATGCTGTACGGCATCGCCGAGGGCGTCATCGCCCTGGACCCCCACCACCGGCTCACCCTCGTCAACGAGATGGGGCGCCGGCTGCTCGACCTGCCCGAGGACTGTGTCGGCAAGAGCCTCGCCGACCTCGGTGTCGAGGGACGGCTGCGGGACGTCCTCGCCGGAGCACCGGAGGAGGCACCCCACCAGCGCGACGAGGTCGTCATCCGCCGGGGCCGGGTCCTGGTGATGAACCGGATGACCGTCACCAAGGACGGCCGCCACCTCGGCTCCGTCACCACCCTGCGCGACCGCACCGAACTGGCCCGTCTGGAGCGGGAGATCGGCTCCTTCCGCAGCTCCTCGGAACTGCTGCGCGCCCAGGCCCACGAGTTCGCCAACCAGCTGCACACCATCTCCGGGCTCATCCAGATCGGTGAGCAGGACGAGGTCGTCCACTACATCCGCGCGCTGAGCCGGCACCGCCACTCCCTCGACGTCACCCTCAGCCGCCGGGTCCGCGACACCGCCGTCGCCGCCCTCCTCACCGCGAAGACCTCGCTGGCCGCCGAACGCCGGGTCACCCTGCGGATCTCGGACGCCACCGCCCTCGACCGGCTCGCCCCCGAGGACGCCGCCGACGTGGCCACCGTCGTCGGCAACCTCGTCGACAACGCCGTGGACGCCGCCGCCACCACGACCGTGCCCGACGATCCCGACACCTGGGGCGGCGCCGAGGACGGTGAGGCCTGGGTCGAGGTGGAGCTGCGGCAGGACGCCTCCAGCGTGGAGATCGTCGTCCGCGACTCCGGGCCCGGCGTGGCCCCCGAGCTGGCCCGCGAGGTCTTCTCCCACGGTTTCACCACCAAGGCCGCCCGGGAAGGCGGACGCGGCATCGGCCTGGCCCTCACCCGCCTCGTCTGCGAACGCCACGGCGGTGAGATCTCGGTGACCAACACCCCCGACGGGGCCATGTTCACCGCCCGTATGACCGTCAGCCACCTCGCCGAAGCGGTGGCGGAAGGAGCGACACCATGA
- a CDS encoding response regulator, translating to MTGTSSTPGTSGGPSALSGTPGTIDVLVVDDDFMVARVHRTFVERVEPFRVVGVASTGEQAVAAVDELRPDLVLLDLYLPDGFGLDVIPRLRTAGHDCDVMVISAAREADSVRGAVRHGVVDYLLKPFEFEELRSRLQRYAAQRGRLLTTVVRGQADVDRVLAGATAPASAAGALPKGMSVETAELIESTLRDADGTLSATECATLTGISRVSARRYLEYFHGTGSADVSLRYGVAGRPERRYSWRV from the coding sequence ATGACCGGCACGAGCAGTACGCCCGGGACGAGCGGCGGGCCGTCGGCCCTGAGCGGCACGCCCGGCACCATCGACGTGCTCGTGGTCGACGACGACTTCATGGTGGCCCGCGTCCACCGCACCTTCGTCGAACGCGTCGAGCCGTTCCGTGTCGTCGGCGTCGCCAGCACCGGCGAGCAGGCCGTCGCCGCCGTCGACGAACTCCGCCCCGACCTCGTCCTCCTCGACCTCTACCTTCCCGACGGCTTCGGCCTCGACGTCATACCCCGGCTGCGCACCGCCGGCCACGACTGCGACGTCATGGTCATCAGCGCCGCCCGGGAGGCCGACAGCGTGCGCGGCGCGGTCCGCCACGGCGTCGTCGACTACCTCCTCAAACCCTTCGAGTTCGAGGAGCTGCGCTCCCGGCTCCAGCGGTACGCCGCCCAGCGCGGCCGGCTCCTCACCACCGTCGTCCGCGGCCAGGCCGACGTCGACCGCGTCCTCGCCGGAGCCACCGCGCCCGCCTCGGCGGCCGGGGCGCTGCCCAAGGGCATGAGCGTCGAGACCGCCGAGCTGATCGAGAGCACCCTCCGCGACGCCGACGGCACCCTCTCCGCCACCGAGTGCGCCACCCTCACCGGCATCTCCCGCGTCAGCGCCCGCCGCTACCTGGAGTACTTCCACGGCACCGGCAGCGCCGACGTCTCCCTGCGCTACGGCGTGGCCGGCCGCCCGGAGCGCCGGTACAGCTGGCGCGTGTGA
- a CDS encoding thioesterase II family protein: MTSAVNSGVWIRRYRPAPEAAVRLLCLPHAGGSASYYLPMAQALAPGADVLAAQYPGRQDRYAEPPAGSIAELVEGVVGALGEDDGRPLALFGHSMGAVVAHELALRLEAAGRAPVRLFVSGRRAPSTPGDGRRLHRVSDAELIESVRRLGGTDGLVLQDEELVQLVLPALRGDYGALETYEPRPGVRLACPVTVLTGDADPVTPVAYARAWADHTDGPADVSVFPGGHFYLNDRSAEVVDVVRRHLGL; this comes from the coding sequence ATGACCTCAGCGGTCAACAGCGGTGTGTGGATCCGTCGTTACCGGCCCGCGCCCGAGGCGGCGGTGCGGCTGCTGTGTCTGCCGCACGCGGGCGGCTCGGCGAGCTACTACCTGCCCATGGCGCAGGCTCTCGCCCCCGGGGCCGATGTGCTGGCCGCGCAGTATCCGGGGCGTCAGGACCGTTACGCCGAGCCGCCGGCGGGGAGCATCGCGGAGCTGGTCGAGGGGGTCGTCGGGGCCCTCGGCGAGGACGACGGCCGCCCGCTCGCCCTGTTCGGGCACAGCATGGGCGCGGTGGTCGCCCATGAGCTGGCGCTGCGGCTGGAGGCGGCCGGCCGGGCCCCGGTCCGGCTGTTCGTGTCGGGGCGGCGCGCCCCGTCCACGCCCGGGGACGGCAGGCGGTTGCACCGGGTGAGCGATGCCGAACTCATCGAGTCCGTACGCCGGCTGGGCGGCACCGACGGGCTGGTCCTCCAGGACGAGGAGCTGGTCCAGCTCGTGCTGCCTGCGCTGCGCGGTGACTACGGGGCGCTGGAGACGTACGAGCCGCGCCCGGGTGTCCGGCTGGCCTGCCCCGTCACCGTGCTCACCGGCGACGCCGACCCCGTGACCCCGGTGGCGTACGCGCGCGCGTGGGCGGACCACACCGACGGACCGGCCGACGTGTCCGTGTTCCCCGGCGGGCACTTCTACCTCAACGACCGGTCGGCGGAGGTGGTCGACGTCGTACGACGCCACCTGGGGCTGTAG
- a CDS encoding STM4011 family radical SAM protein produces the protein MDLTILYRGPLASCDYDCPYCPFAKRRDSTARLRADRAALERFTGWAREQTGDRLSVLFTPWGEGLVRSWYREALVGLSHEPHIDRVVIQTNLSCRTEWLAEADPETVALWCTYHPGQTPYERFLDKTRRLDAMGIRFSVGIVGLPEHLEHARRLRGELPERVYLWVNAADGHTYTDEEATVWGELDPLFPFSRHPHRSAGRACRTGSTVVSVDGEGTVRRCHFVKAELGNLYDGSFRAALSPRPCPLAVCDCHIGYVHLETLPLYDVFAGGVLERVPTMEARLGTRPEIRKRVSP, from the coding sequence ATGGACCTGACGATCCTGTACCGGGGGCCGCTCGCCTCCTGCGACTACGACTGCCCCTACTGCCCGTTCGCCAAGCGCCGCGACTCGACGGCCCGGTTGCGGGCCGATCGCGCGGCCCTGGAGCGTTTCACCGGCTGGGCACGGGAGCAGACCGGCGACCGGCTCTCGGTGCTGTTCACGCCGTGGGGCGAGGGGCTGGTGCGCTCCTGGTACCGCGAGGCCCTGGTCGGCCTCTCCCACGAGCCGCACATCGACCGGGTGGTGATCCAGACGAACCTGAGCTGCCGTACGGAGTGGCTGGCGGAGGCCGATCCGGAGACGGTGGCGCTGTGGTGCACGTACCACCCCGGGCAGACCCCGTACGAGCGGTTCCTCGACAAGACGCGCCGGCTGGACGCGATGGGCATCCGCTTCAGTGTGGGCATCGTCGGTCTGCCCGAGCATCTGGAGCACGCCCGGCGGCTGCGCGGGGAGCTGCCGGAGCGGGTGTATCTGTGGGTGAACGCGGCCGACGGACACACGTACACCGACGAGGAGGCGACGGTGTGGGGCGAGTTGGATCCGCTCTTCCCCTTCAGCCGCCATCCGCACCGCTCGGCGGGCCGGGCCTGCCGCACCGGTTCCACGGTCGTCTCGGTGGACGGCGAGGGGACGGTCCGGCGCTGTCACTTCGTCAAGGCCGAACTGGGCAATCTGTACGACGGATCGTTCCGCGCGGCGCTCTCGCCCCGTCCGTGCCCGCTGGCCGTCTGCGACTGCCACATCGGGTACGTCCACCTCGAAACGCTGCCGCTGTACGACGTGTTCGCGGGCGGCGTCCTGGAACGCGTGCCGACAATGGAGGCCCGGCTGGGAACCCGACCGGAGATCAGAAAGCGAGTGAGTCCATGA
- a CDS encoding STM4012 family radical SAM protein yields the protein MTVTETETEAGTEAGAPVRPYQHYVYAYPHKTAYRELPGAPLLADLWAGESRQALSLYAHIPFCEVRCGFCNLFTRIGAPDGLTGRYLDALERQARAVREALGDAEPPRFANAAFGGGTPTFLEAAELERLCDIAERHMGADLRAIPLSVEASPATATADRLTVLAERGATRLSLGVQSFVPEEARAAVRPQRRSDVEAALARIREAAIPVLNIDLIYGIDGQTAASWRLSLDAALAWRPEEIYLYPLYVRPLTGLGRHADPAVADRDWDGARLRRYREGRDHLLAHGYEQVSMRMFRRTDAPPQGADDYACQTDGMIGLGCGARSYTSKVHYSFDYAVDMGQIRTIIDDYTVTEDFGRAVHGRVVDEDEARRRHLLQSLLQARGLPVAEYRRRFGSDPYADFPRELDLLASRGWLTEAGTGGGLLRLTAEGLAHSDAIGPGFFSPAVRAAMAAYEPK from the coding sequence ATGACAGTGACCGAGACCGAGACCGAGGCGGGGACCGAGGCGGGGGCACCGGTTCGCCCCTACCAGCACTACGTGTACGCCTACCCGCACAAGACCGCCTACCGGGAGCTGCCCGGTGCCCCGCTCCTCGCGGACCTGTGGGCCGGGGAGTCCCGGCAGGCGCTGTCGCTGTACGCGCACATCCCGTTCTGCGAGGTGCGCTGCGGCTTCTGCAACCTGTTCACCCGGATCGGCGCGCCGGACGGGCTGACCGGCCGCTATCTCGACGCCCTGGAGCGGCAGGCGCGCGCGGTCAGGGAGGCGCTCGGCGACGCGGAGCCGCCGCGGTTCGCGAACGCCGCGTTCGGCGGCGGTACCCCGACCTTTCTGGAGGCGGCCGAGCTGGAGCGGCTGTGCGACATCGCCGAGCGGCACATGGGCGCCGACCTGCGGGCGATCCCGCTCTCCGTGGAGGCCTCCCCCGCCACGGCGACCGCCGACCGGCTGACCGTCCTGGCCGAGCGGGGCGCCACCCGGCTGAGCCTCGGGGTGCAGAGCTTCGTACCGGAGGAGGCGCGTGCGGCCGTACGACCGCAGCGGCGCTCCGACGTGGAGGCGGCGCTGGCGCGGATCCGGGAGGCCGCGATCCCGGTTCTCAACATCGACCTGATCTACGGCATCGACGGGCAGACGGCGGCCAGTTGGCGGCTGTCGCTGGACGCGGCCCTCGCCTGGCGGCCGGAGGAGATCTATCTCTATCCGCTGTACGTGCGGCCGTTGACCGGTCTCGGCCGCCACGCGGACCCTGCGGTCGCGGACCGCGACTGGGACGGGGCCCGGCTGCGGCGCTACCGCGAGGGCCGCGACCATCTGCTGGCGCACGGCTACGAGCAGGTCTCCATGCGGATGTTCCGCCGGACGGACGCGCCACCGCAGGGCGCGGACGACTACGCCTGCCAGACCGACGGCATGATCGGCCTGGGCTGCGGGGCCCGTTCGTACACCTCGAAGGTGCACTACTCCTTCGACTACGCGGTGGACATGGGGCAGATCCGCACGATCATCGACGACTACACGGTGACCGAGGACTTCGGGCGGGCCGTGCACGGCCGTGTGGTCGACGAGGACGAGGCGCGGCGCCGTCATCTGCTGCAGTCGCTGCTGCAGGCGCGGGGGCTGCCGGTGGCGGAGTACCGGCGGCGGTTCGGCTCGGACCCGTACGCGGACTTCCCCCGAGAGCTGGACCTGCTGGCGTCACGCGGCTGGCTGACGGAGGCGGGCACGGGCGGCGGGCTGCTGCGGCTGACCGCCGAGGGGCTGGCCCACTCCGACGCGATCGGTCCCGGCTTCTTCTCCCCCGCCGTGCGGGCGGCGATGGCCGCGTACGAGCCGAAGTGA
- a CDS encoding STM4013/SEN3800 family hydrolase → MNEVVGRDDLLLLTLDTLRYDVAVELAAAGRLPNLSARLPGGVWEKRHAPGSFTYASHQAMFAGFLPTPAAPGPHPRLFASRFAGSETTAGRTFVFDSPDLVSALAGHGYRTVCVGGVGFFNKQGALGGVLPGMFQESHWEPEFSVASPTSFESQVARAERIVAELPAGQRLFLFVNASALHQPNWFHLPGATREAGDGPATHAAALEYVDRHVGRLFAAMSSRRRCFAVVCSDHGTAYGEDGYTGHRLGHEAVWTVPYSHFFLEPSA, encoded by the coding sequence ATGAACGAGGTGGTGGGCCGCGACGACCTGCTGCTGCTCACCCTCGACACCCTGCGGTACGACGTGGCCGTGGAGCTGGCGGCGGCGGGCCGGCTGCCGAACCTGTCCGCCCGGCTGCCGGGCGGCGTCTGGGAGAAGCGGCACGCGCCCGGCAGCTTCACCTACGCCTCGCACCAGGCGATGTTCGCGGGGTTCCTGCCGACGCCGGCGGCGCCGGGACCACATCCGCGGCTCTTCGCGAGCCGGTTCGCCGGCAGTGAGACGACCGCGGGGCGCACCTTCGTCTTCGACAGCCCCGACCTGGTGTCGGCGCTCGCCGGGCACGGCTATCGCACGGTGTGCGTCGGCGGGGTCGGCTTCTTCAACAAGCAGGGGGCGCTCGGCGGTGTCCTGCCGGGCATGTTCCAGGAGAGCCACTGGGAGCCGGAGTTCTCCGTGGCGTCACCGACGTCCTTCGAGTCCCAGGTGGCCCGCGCCGAGCGGATCGTGGCCGAACTGCCCGCCGGGCAGCGGCTGTTCCTCTTCGTCAACGCCTCGGCGCTGCACCAGCCGAACTGGTTCCATCTGCCGGGCGCCACGCGGGAGGCGGGCGACGGTCCGGCCACACACGCGGCGGCCCTGGAGTACGTCGACCGGCATGTCGGGCGGCTCTTCGCGGCGATGAGTTCCCGGCGCCGCTGCTTCGCCGTCGTCTGTTCCGACCACGGCACCGCCTACGGCGAGGACGGCTACACCGGGCACCGCCTCGGCCACGAGGCCGTGTGGACCGTCCCCTACAGCCACTTCTTCCTGGAGCCGTCCGCATGA
- a CDS encoding STM4014 family protein → MSGWRGAAGVGPGPRRWVVVGNGENRRVGLFVAAAEAAGAGTPRVVEWRDVLRDGGHDFADDEIVRLDSPGENAEVDRLLRDVDDPTRVEGSAVWYARFLAAVGSLRGGVRLDDPADLPVLFDKRLCHARLDAAGVPVPPSPTSGDAPPVRGWDDVRAAMREHGMPRVFVKPAHGSSASGVLAVESSGTSSSAGRPGGRIRATTSVEVAPDGGLHAPPRLHNSLRVRRYTDEREIAGIVDTLAADGLHIERWLPKASAHGRSADLRVLVVAGRATHAVVRTSRFPMTNLHLGGTRGDLGPVVDAAGDRWRQALDICERAAACFPGTLCVGVDLLPAIGWRRFAVGEVNAFGDLLPRLTGLPGGPAEGLDTYTAQLTAVRSALLPAPQHHPQARKDHAPF, encoded by the coding sequence GTGTCCGGTTGGCGTGGTGCGGCGGGAGTGGGGCCCGGTCCGCGCAGATGGGTGGTCGTCGGGAACGGGGAGAACCGGCGGGTCGGGCTGTTCGTCGCGGCGGCCGAGGCGGCCGGTGCCGGGACACCCCGGGTCGTCGAGTGGCGGGACGTGCTGCGCGACGGCGGCCACGACTTCGCCGACGACGAGATCGTGCGGCTGGACTCGCCGGGCGAGAACGCGGAGGTGGACCGGCTGCTGCGGGATGTCGACGATCCGACGCGGGTGGAGGGTTCGGCCGTCTGGTACGCCCGGTTCCTGGCCGCGGTGGGTTCGTTGCGGGGCGGGGTGCGGCTGGACGATCCGGCGGATCTGCCGGTGCTGTTCGACAAGCGGCTGTGCCACGCGCGGCTCGACGCGGCGGGGGTGCCGGTGCCCCCGTCGCCCACCTCGGGTGACGCGCCGCCGGTGCGCGGCTGGGACGACGTACGGGCGGCGATGCGGGAGCACGGCATGCCGCGGGTCTTCGTGAAGCCGGCCCACGGGTCCTCCGCGTCCGGCGTGCTGGCCGTCGAGTCGTCGGGGACCTCGTCCTCGGCGGGGCGACCCGGCGGCCGGATCAGGGCCACGACGTCCGTGGAGGTGGCCCCCGACGGGGGACTGCACGCCCCGCCCCGGCTGCACAACTCCCTGCGGGTGCGGCGCTACACGGACGAGCGGGAGATCGCCGGCATCGTCGACACCCTCGCGGCCGACGGTCTGCACATCGAGCGCTGGCTGCCGAAGGCCTCCGCGCACGGCAGATCCGCCGATCTGCGGGTCCTGGTGGTGGCGGGCCGGGCCACCCATGCCGTGGTCCGCACCAGCCGTTTCCCGATGACCAACCTCCATCTCGGCGGGACGCGGGGCGATCTGGGCCCGGTCGTGGACGCGGCGGGCGACCGCTGGCGGCAGGCGCTCGACATCTGTGAGCGGGCCGCAGCCTGCTTCCCGGGCACGCTGTGCGTCGGCGTGGATCTGCTCCCGGCGATCGGCTGGCGCCGGTTCGCCGTGGGCGAGGTCAACGCCTTCGGCGATCTCCTGCCCCGGCTGACCGGACTGCCGGGCGGCCCGGCGGAGGGCCTGGACACCTACACGGCCCAGCTCACGGCGGTGCGGAGCGCCCTGCTCCCGGCACCCCAGCACCACCCCCAGGCAAGGAAAGACCATGCACCCTTCTGA